One segment of Campylobacter concisus ATCC 51562 DNA contains the following:
- a CDS encoding phage tail sheath family protein, producing MSAKFGVNVTVSAEAARPIAVESTTPIGIAGYEEVLEPGLHFYMTTAKALEALEAKYKAKKDASQAFKKGSIYRALKGIEDQAVNTQIILSVFTKDDDEDTNDEITECKSAVTAFAKAKSRFGYSPNLIIAPGFSHEDAIKGEIEKMATRLKATGIVDLKADDAAAAIVKMGDFGTNRLVAAYPNVKVWDDETNAYVYEGQSARIAGMIAHTDGASEFGYSDSYSNRVMIGISGTQIDVDFELGETCTADELRAAKISTIIRESGFRAWGGETSDQDTIWQDLARVRIFDRISQACQKGVLFAIDRKASELYHAKRSVSELLRQLVGAKVLLGYELSWSAKNTDATITAGKFYLDVRMQNNPIVKQLTLDFIYVDKYGSVLMDELNK from the coding sequence ATGAGTGCTAAATTCGGAGTAAACGTAACCGTCTCAGCTGAGGCAGCAAGACCAATAGCAGTAGAAAGTACTACACCTATTGGTATAGCAGGGTATGAAGAGGTGCTAGAGCCGGGCCTACATTTTTATATGACAACAGCAAAGGCACTTGAAGCTCTTGAAGCAAAATACAAAGCAAAAAAGGATGCGAGCCAAGCTTTTAAAAAAGGCTCTATTTATAGGGCTTTAAAAGGTATTGAAGATCAGGCCGTAAATACTCAAATAATTTTAAGTGTATTTACAAAAGATGACGATGAGGACACAAACGATGAGATCACGGAGTGCAAAAGTGCCGTCACAGCGTTTGCTAAGGCAAAATCACGCTTTGGTTATAGCCCAAATTTAATAATCGCGCCTGGCTTTAGCCATGAAGATGCGATTAAAGGCGAGATAGAAAAAATGGCAACCAGGCTAAAAGCAACTGGTATTGTAGATCTAAAAGCAGATGACGCAGCAGCAGCCATTGTTAAAATGGGCGATTTTGGTACAAATAGGCTAGTTGCCGCTTATCCAAATGTCAAGGTTTGGGATGATGAAACGAACGCTTATGTCTATGAGGGGCAAAGTGCGAGAATAGCCGGCATGATAGCCCATACAGATGGCGCAAGCGAGTTTGGATATAGCGACAGCTATTCAAACAGGGTTATGATAGGAATTTCGGGCACGCAAATAGACGTGGATTTTGAGTTAGGTGAAACTTGTACAGCTGATGAGCTTAGAGCAGCAAAAATTTCTACCATCATTAGAGAGAGTGGCTTTAGGGCTTGGGGTGGTGAAACGAGTGACCAAGATACTATTTGGCAAGATCTAGCACGTGTTAGGATATTTGATCGTATTTCGCAAGCTTGCCAAAAGGGAGTGCTGTTTGCGATCGATAGAAAAGCTAGTGAGCTTTATCATGCAAAAAGATCAGTTAGCGAGCTCCTTCGTCAGCTAGTTGGAGCAAAGGTACTTCTTGGATATGAGCTTAGCTGGAGTGCAAAAAACACCGACGCAACTATCACGGCTGGCAAATTTTACCTTGATGTCAGAATGCAAAACAATCCAATCGTTAAGCAGCTTACACTTGATTTTATCTACGTGGATAAATACGGTAGCGTTTTGATGGATGAGTTAAACAAATAA
- a CDS encoding phage major tail tube protein, which translates to MKRQIPQVIQEGNVYIDGIGYLGVTKKLKLPTIEFEMIESKGALSTNYTTGMLKATEVEFTVSVLDKNMWVNLGLNSFTNRIPWLFKASIFQSGKSKTVPFSAAFTGDIISYEVSEFESGKELEVTIKLSAHFVDINVDGVPMVLKDSENMICVIGGVDYMAGVRSNLGE; encoded by the coding sequence ATGAAAAGACAAATTCCTCAAGTAATCCAAGAAGGTAACGTTTACATAGATGGCATCGGCTATCTTGGTGTAACAAAAAAGCTTAAGCTTCCCACAATAGAGTTTGAAATGATAGAGAGCAAAGGAGCTCTTAGCACAAATTACACAACTGGCATGCTAAAGGCAACAGAGGTTGAATTTACAGTTAGTGTGTTAGATAAAAACATGTGGGTAAATTTAGGACTAAACAGCTTTACCAATCGCATTCCGTGGCTTTTTAAAGCTAGCATTTTCCAAAGCGGCAAAAGTAAAACTGTGCCTTTTAGCGCAGCCTTTACTGGAGATATTATCAGTTATGAAGTATCTGAGTTTGAAAGCGGAAAAGAGCTAGAAGTTACTATTAAGCTATCAGCTCATTTTGTGGACATCAATGTGGATGGTGTGCCGATGGTGCTAAAAGATAGTGAAAATATGATATGCGTTATAGGCGGAGTTGATTATATGGCAGGGGTTCGCTCAAATTTAGGAGAGTGA
- a CDS encoding phage tail assembly protein: MKEIKIKDEIWQMHAPKVRTIKMADENGGSDMVKTIYMIAALCNKTQDEVENLEFKEFMSLQKALNDFLDVRAE; this comes from the coding sequence ATGAAAGAGATAAAGATAAAAGATGAAATTTGGCAAATGCACGCACCAAAAGTAAGAACCATTAAGATGGCGGATGAAAATGGTGGTAGCGATATGGTAAAGACTATCTACATGATAGCTGCACTTTGCAATAAGACACAAGATGAAGTTGAAAATTTGGAGTTTAAAGAATTTATGTCTTTGCAAAAGGCGTTAAATGATTTTTTAGACGTAAGGGCGGAGTAA
- a CDS encoding phage tail tape measure protein produces MDNAQVGISIGLAVKGLSRISELKKGFDGLKSKIAEAKKAITSLDNTRLSNLSSQIRESQKALLGELTTNFSNLTNSVAIGVPIKLAIDDEAAFANVKKYVDDSDENLAKLKNEMRGLSSQLGESFSNIADIAAGGGKINLAGEELVTYTKMLATGSVAFEMSSEALSKAANNMKVGFKMNDIKELNSFFDSVNLLDNKVTNANASDIFEATSLTAANASLIGLDSKSASAISATMLSTGKASSVVGTSLNALYSTLSMADKKGKNFQEALASIGMDATYLKTALQKDAAGAITTFLEAISRADKDKQAGLLYDLVGGNFNDEIAGLVTNIDALKANIKMAHSDEATGSMQRELQTKLNTTKSGIERVTQAWRNLGSSLGETFLPLTNLLASILSKVAGVLSSLNEKFPRLSAVVVSAAAGFMIFKPVLLLSKIALLSVADGFLGVIRVVKFLNPMLLIAKVRWLAHAVSISSATLAAKAHAFSIWLVGARLRATLAITTAYSAASKAFAASCALMRSGLMAATLAIRTMKFALISTGIGAIVVALGTAAAYLMENWDEVKAFFERIWENVKPYWESTTKFFSDLWQGVSDFLSAIFEPVIKIWNELFGGFFDWIAEKFGWINDMVSEAIKGLSSAWSKTKEFFGFGSDEQASSELKPKDDSGGFFNSIFGSDSDTHAKEAPALVAASPGGGAINISFNGDFLLNSDNGKFDLESFKAQIVKGVKDALRRDEFNRKNTDVRG; encoded by the coding sequence ATGGACAACGCACAAGTTGGTATTAGTATTGGTCTAGCGGTAAAAGGGCTAAGTAGAATATCAGAGCTAAAAAAAGGATTTGATGGTTTAAAAAGTAAGATAGCAGAAGCAAAAAAGGCCATAACATCTTTAGATAACACTAGGTTGTCAAATCTATCTAGCCAAATAAGAGAGAGCCAAAAAGCACTTTTAGGCGAGCTTACGACAAATTTTAGCAATCTTACAAACTCGGTAGCCATAGGAGTGCCAATAAAACTTGCCATTGATGATGAGGCGGCTTTTGCGAATGTAAAAAAATATGTTGATGATAGCGATGAGAACCTAGCTAAGCTAAAAAATGAGATGAGAGGGTTAAGCTCACAGCTTGGAGAGAGCTTTAGTAATATAGCTGACATTGCAGCTGGCGGTGGTAAGATAAATTTAGCTGGTGAGGAGCTAGTAACTTATACAAAGATGCTTGCAACTGGTTCAGTTGCATTTGAAATGAGTAGTGAAGCCTTATCAAAGGCGGCCAATAATATGAAAGTTGGCTTTAAGATGAACGATATAAAGGAGCTTAATAGCTTTTTTGATAGCGTAAACTTGCTCGACAATAAGGTTACTAATGCAAATGCTTCTGATATATTTGAGGCTACTTCGCTAACAGCTGCAAATGCCAGCTTAATAGGCCTAGATAGTAAAAGCGCTAGTGCCATAAGTGCTACAATGCTAAGTACTGGAAAAGCTAGTTCGGTCGTAGGCACTAGCTTAAATGCTCTTTACTCCACACTCTCAATGGCCGACAAAAAGGGTAAAAATTTTCAAGAAGCGCTAGCAAGCATAGGCATGGATGCAACATATCTAAAAACAGCCCTACAAAAAGATGCTGCTGGAGCTATAACTACATTTTTAGAAGCGATCTCTAGAGCCGATAAAGATAAGCAAGCAGGGCTACTTTATGATCTAGTTGGTGGAAATTTCAACGATGAGATAGCAGGGCTTGTAACAAATATCGATGCCCTTAAAGCAAATATCAAAATGGCACACTCGGATGAAGCCACAGGATCTATGCAGCGTGAGCTACAAACAAAGCTAAACACTACAAAAAGTGGTATCGAAAGGGTTACGCAAGCATGGAGAAATCTAGGTTCAAGCCTTGGAGAAACCTTTTTGCCACTTACAAATTTATTAGCTTCTATCTTGAGCAAGGTGGCTGGAGTGTTAAGCTCGCTAAATGAAAAATTTCCAAGACTAAGTGCCGTAGTTGTTAGCGCGGCAGCTGGCTTTATGATCTTTAAACCGGTGTTGCTTCTTAGCAAGATAGCACTTTTAAGTGTAGCAGATGGATTTTTGGGCGTTATAAGGGTAGTGAAATTTTTAAATCCTATGCTCTTAATAGCAAAGGTTAGATGGTTGGCTCATGCTGTAAGTATATCAAGTGCCACGCTAGCTGCCAAAGCTCATGCTTTTAGTATTTGGCTAGTTGGTGCAAGACTAAGAGCAACTCTAGCTATCACTACTGCTTATAGCGCTGCTTCAAAAGCCTTTGCAGCATCATGTGCCTTAATGCGTAGTGGCTTAATGGCAGCAACTCTAGCTATAAGGACTATGAAATTTGCTCTTATTAGCACAGGCATTGGTGCCATAGTAGTAGCTCTTGGCACAGCAGCGGCCTATCTTATGGAAAATTGGGACGAGGTAAAGGCATTTTTTGAGAGAATTTGGGAAAACGTCAAGCCATATTGGGAGAGCACGACAAAGTTTTTTAGTGATCTTTGGCAAGGAGTGAGCGACTTTTTAAGCGCTATTTTTGAGCCGGTTATTAAGATATGGAATGAGCTCTTTGGAGGTTTTTTTGATTGGATAGCTGAGAAATTTGGCTGGATAAACGACATGGTTAGTGAGGCCATTAAGGGGCTAAGTAGTGCTTGGAGTAAGACAAAAGAATTCTTTGGCTTTGGAAGTGATGAGCAAGCAAGTAGTGAGCTAAAGCCAAAAGATGATAGTGGTGGCTTTTTTAACTCTATTTTTGGCTCAGATAGTGATACTCACGCAAAAGAGGCTCCAGCTTTAGTGGCAGCTAGCCCAGGTGGCGGCGCCATCAACATTAGCTTTAATGGTGATTTTTTACTTAACTCAGATAACGGCAAATTTGACCTAGAGAGCTTTAAGGCTCAAATAGTAAAAGGCGTTAAAGACGCACTAAGACGTGATGAGTTTAACCGTAAAAATACTGATGTAAGGGGATAA
- a CDS encoding phage tail protein — protein sequence MVLNLGGFKFRWEQTNSIDTQTDFGISEQERIQNYPALFSANLGSSTLNIDGQTLPYHGDKQGALKPLYALAALRQSLPLTNGNGKYFGRFVIVKISEKQAIFTPNGAFFTQSFSLELKRDFSS from the coding sequence ATGGTGCTAAATCTTGGTGGGTTTAAATTTAGATGGGAGCAAACTAATAGTATCGATACCCAAACAGACTTTGGGATAAGCGAGCAAGAGCGTATACAAAACTATCCAGCCTTATTTAGTGCAAATTTAGGGAGCAGCACACTTAATATAGATGGTCAAACACTGCCATATCACGGCGACAAACAAGGCGCACTAAAGCCACTTTATGCCTTAGCCGCCTTACGTCAAAGCTTGCCGCTTACAAATGGAAATGGTAAATATTTTGGTCGCTTTGTTATAGTAAAAATCAGTGAAAAACAAGCTATTTTTACTCCAAATGGAGCATTTTTTACGCAAAGTTTTTCACTAGAGCTAAAGCGAGACTTTAGCTCATAA
- a CDS encoding tail protein X, whose protein sequence is MDKIYIAKDGDRLDTITYNHYGHLRFFEQILTINPKLNTTLHAGDRVFLPDIKETAKEQAKLW, encoded by the coding sequence ATGGATAAAATTTACATAGCTAAAGACGGTGATAGGCTTGATACTATCACCTACAACCACTACGGACATCTAAGGTTTTTTGAGCAAATTCTAACTATAAACCCAAAGCTTAACACAACACTTCATGCAGGCGATAGGGTATTTTTGCCTGATATAAAAGAAACAGCGAAAGAGCAGGCAAAACTATGGTAA